The genomic window GGCTTCCGGCTTGGGGGCCAATTGCGCCAGCGCCAGCGTCAGCGCTTTTTCGCGCAAGATGTTGGCGTAGTAGCTGTTGAGGCCGTCCGGCCCCAGTTGGGTGCGGAGTTGCTGGGCAGTCAGGTTGTTGGCCTGAGCCAGCGACAACATGGTCTGGTTAAATTCCTGATCGCTGACGCTGACCTTCGTGTCCTCGGCGAGCTGCTCGAGGGCGAGGTCGCGGCGCACGCGGCTCTCGGCGTTCTTGTCGAGATCGGCCATGAAATCGTCCAGTTTGCCCTGCTCGGTCATGAAGCTCTCGTATTCGGCCCACTTGACACCCTGACGCGACAGATCGCTCTGAATTTCTTCCATCATGGCGTCGCGGCGGCGGGTCAGCAGCGCTCCCGGGATGTTGGTTTCCATGCCCGAGACCAAATGCTCGATGAACTCCTCGCGGCGGGCGGCTTCGCCTTCTTGCTGAGCGCGGCGGGTCAGTTCTTCTTTGAGGTCGCTTCGCAGGCGCTCTAAGCTCTCGAAGTTCAAGCTCTTGGCAAATTCGTCGCCCAGTTCCTGGCGCTGCTTGTTACGCACGTCCATGATCTTGACCTGAACGGTGTGCTCGGGGTGCTCGTGGTCGCCGTGCTGATGGGCTGGAACGTTGATGCTCACGTCGTCGCCCTTGCTCTTGCCGGTCAGGGCTTCCTGAACATGCGGCTCGGCCACGTCGAGATAAATCGGGTAGCTACCGCCTTCCTCGCCGGTTTCCTCGATCATCACCATGTCGTTGCCGCCAGCGGGGCGCTCGACGCTTTCAAAGGTGGCGTTGCGGTCTTGCAAATCGGTGAGGGTGCGCTCCAGCACGTCGCTGGTGATTTCCGGCGCGGCGGCGCTGAGCTGGGCCTGCTTCCAGTCGCCCAGTTTGACCTCGGGGTAGGTTTCGCCCTTGACGCTGAAATCAAACGCCTGACCGTCTTTGAGGTCGGACGGGTTGATCTCGGCGTCCACTAGGCTCAGCTTGAGTTCGCGGGCGGCCTGCGGGTAGTGAACTTGCAGCAAGCGCTCACGCACTTCATTTTCGACGTAGCCGGCTCCGACGCGCTGCTCAAGCACCTTCTTGGGCGCTTTGCCCGGACGAAAGCCCGGTACCCGCACGTCACGGGACAGCCCCGCCCAGACTTGCTGATAAGCACGGCTCACTTCGGCTGCGGGCACCGACGCCTTAAATTCTACTTTGTTGCCTTCTTTGCTCATCAGTTCTGCCATAAGTCTCCCGTTGTCCTGCGTCCTTTAAGTGGACGGCCTTGCTGATTTGGTGTTTGAAACTTCTCCGTGTAAAGCGAGAGTGCGTGTAATCAAAACTTCAAAAAAAAGTCGGCCCCATCACAGGGCCGCCTTTCTCTGGTGCGAGGAAAGGGACTTGAACCCTCACATCTTTCGATACCAGATCCTAAATCTGGCGCGTCTACCAGTTTCGCCATCCCCGCGCTTCGTCCGCAGCCCCAACTGAGAAAGCCTGAGCCGAGTGGCGGCACTTGGAGCTTGCCGAGCTGCTAGACACCTGTCGTTCAAGTCCGTAGCCCTGACAGATTGAAAACCTGGGGGCTTGAAACTTTGGGGTGGATTAGGGGACTTGAACCCCCGGCCTCCGCTTCCACAGAGCGGCGCTCTAACCGACTGAGCTAAACCCACCATACCCAATTGCCTGTAAATCAGCTGCTTTGCTTTTGGCCTGCGCCGTGAGCCTAACCATGCTAAAGAATCGCTTCTCCAGTGTCAAGCGCCCGAGGCAAAGTCGACTTTATGTTCCAACAATTTTGTGTAAAAGTAAGGTCATGAACGCTGCGGCCCGTTTGCTCCTTGCCTTTTCACTTCTCAGCTCCTGTGCGGCGGCTCAAAGCGCTGCGCCCGAAATGCCCACTGCGCCGACGCTGCCGCCTGCCGAACGCTACGGCGTGCAGTTGGGCGGTATTCCACCGTTTTTCTTGTCGGCTGGCGGATACAAAGTCCTGACGGGTCTGGGCGCGGGGCAGCTCGAAGGGCGGGCGCTGATCAGTACGTTGGGCATTCCGACTTTTATTACCGCTCTCGGTGCTGAGGCCGATCTGCTGGCCAGTTATCCGCTCTCGGCCCACTGGAAAGTCTACGGAGGCGTGGCCGCCGCCTTCACCAGCACTTCTGTCAACAACGCAACCAATTATTTTGGTCTGGGCGGCTTGGTGGGTGTACGAAGTGGGCCGGGGCTGGGATTTTTCATCGAGGCGGGAGCGGGCACCTTTTTCGGCGGATTTACTGGCCCGTTTGGGCGCACCGGCGTGACCTACAGCTTCTAGGCATGACACTTTCTAGGTGGCTCTAGTCAGATGGCGCTGGGCGGTGCGGGCGGGTATGCTCAGTTCATGGCTACTGCCCAGCACGACACCTTGCCCGTCAATGATCCGCTGCGCCGCATTCAACAAGCCCTCCAAGACGCGCCTAACCCGGTGGGCGGCAGTGCAGTCGACGGCTGGCTGATCTACGATTTTCGCGGCCTCAACCCCCACGCGGGAGCGTTGCTCAACCTGGGCGGTTCATTTCTGACGCGGCGGTATTTCGTGTGGGTGCCGACTCAGGGCCGACCTGCTTTGCTTCACCACCGCATCGAGGGCGGCACTTGGAAGCGGCTATTGGCCGGGGCCGAAGTGGACTTCATTCCTTACAGCGCCCACACCGAGTTAGATGAGCATCTGCGCCGGTTGGTGGGCGGCAAAACGGTGGCGGCCGAGTACAGTCCGCAGGCCGCCGTGCCTTACGTCAGTTACGTGGACGCCGGCACTCTGGAGCGGATACGCGGTGCAGGCGCAGAGGTGGTGAGCAGCGCCGACTTGCTGCAAGGCTTCTTGGCGTGGAGCGCAGAAGACTTGGCCGCGCACCAGCGGGCAGTGGCTGTGTTGATGCGGGCCAAAGATATGGCGTTTGAACTGATCCACCAGCGCCTGCAAGCGGGCCAGCCGGTTACTGAGCTGGACGTTCAAGCGGTCATTGCTGGCCAGATCGAGGAAGCGGGCATGCTCAGCGGTCATCCGGTAAATGTCAGCTTCGCGGCCAACGCCGCCGACTCGCACTACGAGCCCGGCGGCGACCTCAACGCCACTTTGCAGATGGGCCAGTGCGTGCTGATCGATT from Deinococcus detaillensis includes these protein-coding regions:
- the tig gene encoding trigger factor, coding for MAELMSKEGNKVEFKASVPAAEVSRAYQQVWAGLSRDVRVPGFRPGKAPKKVLEQRVGAGYVENEVRERLLQVHYPQAARELKLSLVDAEINPSDLKDGQAFDFSVKGETYPEVKLGDWKQAQLSAAAPEITSDVLERTLTDLQDRNATFESVERPAGGNDMVMIEETGEEGGSYPIYLDVAEPHVQEALTGKSKGDDVSINVPAHQHGDHEHPEHTVQVKIMDVRNKQRQELGDEFAKSLNFESLERLRSDLKEELTRRAQQEGEAARREEFIEHLVSGMETNIPGALLTRRRDAMMEEIQSDLSRQGVKWAEYESFMTEQGKLDDFMADLDKNAESRVRRDLALEQLAEDTKVSVSDQEFNQTMLSLAQANNLTAQQLRTQLGPDGLNSYYANILREKALTLALAQLAPKPEAKALEADAAPEVEAAAPAEIAPVEAESDAAPSEEAQTEAPQAEAATEGEQGEDTKSE
- a CDS encoding M24 family metallopeptidase translates to MATAQHDTLPVNDPLRRIQQALQDAPNPVGGSAVDGWLIYDFRGLNPHAGALLNLGGSFLTRRYFVWVPTQGRPALLHHRIEGGTWKRLLAGAEVDFIPYSAHTELDEHLRRLVGGKTVAAEYSPQAAVPYVSYVDAGTLERIRGAGAEVVSSADLLQGFLAWSAEDLAAHQRAVAVLMRAKDMAFELIHQRLQAGQPVTELDVQAVIAGQIEEAGMLSGHPVNVSFAANAADSHYEPGGDLNATLQMGQCVLIDLWAQEAGRPFGDVTWVGYAGEPSAEYSQAWQAVAAARDKALDVLQERSASGTLEGWEVDRAARDVIEAAGLGEFFSHRLGHSLGVQIHGSGANLDDLETHDTRKLLPGLSVTVEPGVYPAERGYGIRSEVDVLLTDSGPLVTTPVQAAPFVLGRAGETWAQVRARGLGEES